The genomic region GGCGAGCAGCGTCTTGCCCGAGCCGGTCGGGCCGAGGAGCAGGATGTTCGACTTCTGCAGCTCCACGTCGTCGAGGCTGACCTTGCTCTCGATGCGCTTGTAGTGGTTGTGCACCGCCACGCTGAGGATCTTCTTCGCGCGGTCCTGGCCCACCACGTAGTCGTCGAGGATGTTCTTGATCTCGCTCGGGCGCGGGATGCGGAGCTTGGTGTCCTTCTGATCCTCGCGCTCGATCTCCTCGGCGATGATGTCGTTGCACAGGCCAATGCACTCGTCACAGATGTAGACGGTGGGCCCGGCGATGAGCTTCTTCACCTCTTTCTGGCTCTTGCCGCAGAACGAGCAGCAGAGGGTGTGGGTCTCGCGCATGGTTTGTCCCAGAAAGCTCGGGGCCGCAGGCGCGGCCCTCGCTCAAGAATAAGCAGCGGGTACGCGCCGCGTCCACGGAACTGCCACATCGGTGCCGGATCAGCTACCGGACACAAATGATTTCCAAGGGCTGGCACGCCTGCTCGCCCAGCACCAGATTGGCCAGCCGCCGGGAAGTCGGGGCCTTCGCCGAGTGCTGCTATGCTGGGTGGGCAGTTTCCAAGGAGCCGTATGACCGCCCGCCCCGACGCCGTCGCGCTTGAAAGTCCGCGCAATGAGTCGGGGCTCACCGACGAGCGGATGCACAAGCTGCAGAGCTTGCTCGAGGTGGCCAAGGCGATGACCGCCGAGAAGGACCTCGAGGCGCTCCTGCGTCTGGTCGTCGACGAGGCGGTGAAGATGGTGGAGGCCGACCGGGCCTCGCTCTTCCTGGTCGACCGCGAACGCGGCGAGATCTGGAGCAAGATCGCCCAGGGCGTGGGTCAGGAGATCCGCCTGCCCATCGGCCAGGGCATCTCCGGCTTCGTGGCGCTCTCGGGCGAGATCGTCAACATCCCCGACGCCTACCAGGATCCGCGCTTCAACCGCGAGACCGACGACAAGACCGGCTACCGCACGCGCAGCATGCTCTGCGTGCCCATGCGCCGCACCGACGGCGATGTGGTGGGCCTGCTCCTGGCGCTGAACAAGAAGACCGGCCCGTTCGACGCGCAGGACGAGTCGATGCTCATGGCGCTCGGCAGCCAGGCCGCGGCCGCCATCGACAACGCCATCCTGCACGAGGAGATCGAGCGGCTCTTCGAGGGCTTCATCCGCGCGAGCGTGGTGGCCATCGAGTCGCGCGATCCGTCGACGAGCGGCCACTCGGAGCGCGTGTCCACGCTGACGCTCGGGCTCGCGGAGAGCCTGGAGCGCCAAGAAAACGGGCCGTACGCGCGCGTGCGCTTCACGCGCGAAGAGTTGAAGGAGCTGCGCTACGCCGCGCTCCTGCACGACTTCGGCAAGGTGGGCGTCCGCGAGCACGTGCTGGTGAAGGCCGAGAAGCTCTATCCCTCGGAGCTCGAGGTGGTGCGCACGCGCTTCGCGCTCATTCGCCGGACGCTCGAGCTCGAGGCAGAGCGCGAGAAGACCAAGCTCCTGCGCGAGAACTACGAGCAGGCGATGGCGCGCATCGGCCAGATCGAGGCGCAGACGGCGCTGCGGCTGGCGGAGCTCTACGACTTCGAGTCGTTCGTGCTGGCGTGCAATCGGCCGCAGATCGTCCCCGGCGGCACGTACACGCGGCTGCAGGAGATCGCCCAGCGCACGTTCAAGGACGGCAACAACATCGAGCGGCCGTACCTCGATGGCGAAGAGATCGCGGCGCTTTCGATCGAGCGAGGCTCGCTGTCGACCGAAGAGCGGCGCGAGATCGAGAGCCACGTCTCGCACACGTATCGGTTCCTCGCGCAGATTCCGTGGACGCGCGAGCTGCGCAAGGTCCCGGAGATCGCCTATGCGCACCACGAGAAGCTCGACGGCACCGGCTATCCGCGCGGCCTCCGCGGCCACGCGATCCCCCTGCAGGCGCGCATCATGACCGTGGCCGACATCTATGACGCGCTGACTGCGAAAGACCGCGCGTACAAGAAGGCCGTGCCGCACACCGTGGCGCTCGACATCCTCGCCAACGAGACCAAGCGCGGGCAGCTGGATACCGAGCTGTTCCGGGTGTTCGTCGAGGCGGATGTGGCGTCGCGGTTGAAGCTCGCTTAGCGACGTTTAACCAATCGGTTAATCGCCGACGGTCCCGACGATCTTGCCGGAGCTCGCGTCGAGCACCTGCAGCTGCCCATCCGTCGCCACGAAGACGCGCTCGTTGCCAGCCGCGAGCCTCGGCGGTGGCACGTGCTCCTCGCGCGGCAGCTCGACGTCCCACACGCGCCTTCCGCTGGCCACGTCGAACGCGAGCAGGTGCGGATGAAACGGCGCCTCGCGCGTCTCGACCTTCACGATCACCTTCCCATCGACCACGTCCGCGAGCGCCGGCAAGGCTCCGGGCAAGCGCGCGCGCCACGCCGGCTTCTGCGCGCCGCGCACGAACGCGGCCATCCCCGTCTCCCCCTTCGCGTCGTGCCCGAGCGCCAGCAGCAGCTCTCCCTGCGCCAGCACGCGCTGCACCACGAACCCATCGATCGCGGGCGCACGCGCGCTGGGCTGACACCGCGCCTGCGGCTGCACGTGGGTCCACAGGGCGGCGCACTCGGGCCCTTCGTCGCTGGGCGCGGGGCACCAATCCGGCCGGGGCGCCGGAACCGAATGGCCCCCCTTTCCGTCGAGCATCCGCCCCGGCCCGTGCGCGAGCTCGATCCACACCTCGTCGGCCGGCCCCACACAGAGCCGCGTCGCGCGCTCGGGAATCGGAAAGTCGTCGATGACCGCGCCGGTATCGGCCGCGTACAGCCGCACCGACGGCTTGGCATCGGTCGCGACCACGAGCGAGCCCGCGACCGCCACGTGAATGAACAGCGTCGCCTCTGCGGTGAGCCCCAGCGGGCCCGTGGTCCACACCGGCTTTGCATCCGCCGCGTCGAAGCCGCCCAACCAGAGCCGCCCCACGCGGCCCTCCTCGCGCGCGAAGAGCCCCACGAAGCCCGGGCGGCGATCCGTGCCGACCGCCGCGACCGCCGCAGGCTCCGGCTCGTACCACACGGTCGGCCGCGACGGCGCGACGGGCGGAGGAATCGCGGGCGCCACGTGCGTCTGCCGGTGCGCGAAGCGATCGCGCACGCGCCGCGCGTTGGCCCGGTTCACGATGCCCACGATCACCGAGGCCACGATGGCCATGCAGGTCATGCCCACGATGGCCATCACGAAGGGGAAGTGAAATTCCCAGGTGGCGTCGGCGAGGTCGTGGGCGCGCTTCTCGGGGTTCGGGTTGCTGGCGGCGATGGCCAGCACGTCGAACTCGCGCTGACAGAGCGGACAGCGCCCGCGACGCGCTCCGCGCTCCAGCTCCACCGACCCGCCGCAATGCGGACAGCTGCGCGTCACCTGCTCCACCACTCCACAGTGCTCCCCGCGAATGGCGCTGTCCATGGCCCCCGGCGCGCGGAGTGGAGTAACTTGCGCGCCTCGACCTGGAGGGGTGGGATGCACCGCGCGGCGATGGGCATCGCCTGGTTGGCCCTGGCGACCAACGCCCACGCCGAGAGTCCGTGCGGCCGCGCCATCCGCGACGCCTTCGACCAGGCCGGCCGCGCCGCCGCCGGCCCGCTCAACGAGGCGAGCATCGACAAGCTCGAGGAGCAGCTCCGGGCCCGGCCCGACCGCTGTGCCCCCGGCGACTATGCGCTCTTCATCTCCCGCTACGCGGATCTGCTCACGGTGATCAGCGCGGGTGGCGTCACCGATCCAGAGCGGCGGCTGGCGGCCGAGGTGCGCGTGCTCGCGCCGCGGCGCGTGGCCCAGACCGGCTATGAGTCGGCGTTCCGGGCGTTTCTCGATGCGCGCGCGCGGCTGGCCTCGCACCTGCCCACGCAGGACGCGCCCGAGCTCCTCGCGCTCTTCGACGAGGTGCGGCCGCAGGAGATCCTGCCCAGCGTGTCGCTCGGCAAGGATCGCGACGGCGTGATTCAAGGGCTGTCGGAGATCCGCGAGCGGCTGGCGCTGGGTCAGGTTGCCGCCGCGGATGCGCAGGCCGAAGCGCTGCTGCACGCGCTCCAGAACGAGCCGACGCCGGACGCCGGAGCGCCAGATGCGGGGCCCGCCGACGCGGGGCGTTGACCACCGTCGCTTCGAATTCGTGACGTTGACGCGTCGGCAAGCCAACAAGCGGGCTGTCGCCCACACCCCCTCTTGACCACCCGGCTGGCGACCCGGAAGATGCACTTCCTTTCACAAGAGGATTGCATGCGCAGGCTGCTCGTTGCTGTTCTCCCCGCATTGGGCCTCGCGCTCTCCGCCTGCAGCTCCTCCCCCCCGGCCACCACCGGCACCCCGGCCACCACCGGCCACACTGCCTCGGGCTCCACCAGCACCCACGGCAGCAGCGGCACCAGCGGCACGGCGAGCACCGGCAGCGGCAGCACCTCGACCAGCACCACCGAGGGTTCGACCGGATCGACCGGCAACGCCTCCAGCTCCGGCTCCACCGCCGCCAGCACCGGCGCCACCAGCGCCAGCAGCAGCTCCTCCACCGGCGCCAGCACCGGCTCCACCTCGAACACGAGCTCGAGCGGCACCAACGGCAGCAGCACCGGCACCACCGCGTCGACGGGCAGCACCACGGGCACCACCGGCAGCAACGGCAGCACGGGCTCGACGATCGTGGAGTGCGGCGTGGTCCCGGCGAACCCCGACGGCGGCACCTGCAGCTACACCGCCGGCGGCGCGGGCCTCTTGCTCACGGGCAACGTGCTCGGGGCGGGCGTCGTGTACCACGGTGGTCAGGTGGCGGTGGACGCCACCGGCGTCATCGCCTGCGTGGGCTGCGACTGCAGCGCGGCCGTCTCCGGCGCCACCGCCATCACCTGCGCGCAGGGCGTGATCTCGCCGGCGCTCATCAACACCCACGATCACATCGGCTACATCCAGAACCCGCCCTACGACCCGCCCACGATCTCCGACGGCGGCCTGGAGCGCTACGAGCACCGCAACGACTGGCGCCGCGGCCTCAACGGCCACACCCAGATCAACACCCCCAGCGGCGCCAGCCAGGACGCGGTGCGCTGGGGCGAGCTGCGCTTCCTCATGGGTGGCGCCACCGCCACCGTGGGCGCCTCCAGCGACGGCCAGGCCGGCTTCCTGCGCGACCTGAACAGCACGACCTTGATGGAGGGCCTCACCGGCCAGAAGGCCGTCGACTTCGACACCTTCCCGCTCGGCGACTCCAACGGCACCCAGCTCGCCACGGGCTGCGGCTACCCGGGCGTGGTGGCCCAGACCGCCATCGCCAGCGACGACTCGTACGAGCCGCACATCGCCGAGGGCATCCGCGACTACGCCACCAACGAGTTCAACTGCCTCGACACCCAGAACACAGGCCACGACATCATCCAGTCCAAGACCGCCGTCATCCACGCGGTGGGCCTCACCGCCGCGCAGTACGCGGAGATGGCCGGCAACGGCACCAAGCTCATCTGGAGCCCGCGCTCCAACATCACCCTCTACGGCGACACCGCGCGCGTCACCACGGCCGCCACGCTCGGCGTGACCATTGCGCTGGGCACGGACTGGAGCGCCACCGGCTCCATGAACACCCTGCGCGAGCTGGCCTGCATCGACGGCCTCAACCAGAACTACTTCGGCCACTTCTTCAGCGACGAGCAGCTCTGGATGATGGCCACCTACAACGCGGCGCGCGCCACGGCCACGGACGACGTGATCGGCTCCCTGCAGGTGGGCAAGGTGGCCGACATCTCCATCTTCAACGGCGCCACGCACACCGATCACCGCGCGGTCATCGCCGCCCAGCCCGCCGACGTGGTGCTGGTGATGCGCGGCGGCAAGATCCTCTACGGCGACGACACCCTGGTGGCCGACGCCACCTGCGACGCGGTGAACGTGTGCGGGGTGAACAAGAAGGTCTGCGTGCAGTCGGAGATCGGCAAGACCTACGCCGCCCTGAAGAGCTCCGGCGGCACCGCGTACGACACCTTCTACTGCGGAACGCCGCCCAAGGAGCCGAGCTGCACGCCGCAGCGCTGGACCTCGCTCAACAACTCCACCCTCTACACCGCAGGCCCCACGGCCGGTGACGCCGACGGCGATGGCATCCCCGACGCGACCGACAACTGCCCCAACGTCTTCAACCCGGCGCGCCCCATGGACAACGGCGTGCAGCCCGACACCGACGGCGACGGGCTCGGCGACGCCTGCGACCCGTGCCCGCT from Deltaproteobacteria bacterium harbors:
- a CDS encoding GAF domain-containing protein — translated: MTAEKDLEALLRLVVDEAVKMVEADRASLFLVDRERGEIWSKIAQGVGQEIRLPIGQGISGFVALSGEIVNIPDAYQDPRFNRETDDKTGYRTRSMLCVPMRRTDGDVVGLLLALNKKTGPFDAQDESMLMALGSQAAAAIDNAILHEEIERLFEGFIRASVVAIESRDPSTSGHSERVSTLTLGLAESLERQENGPYARVRFTREELKELRYAALLHDFGKVGVREHVLVKAEKLYPSELEVVRTRFALIRRTLELEAEREKTKLLRENYEQAMARIGQIEAQTALRLAELYDFESFVLACNRPQIVPGGTYTRLQEIAQRTFKDGNNIERPYLDGEEIAALSIERGSLSTEERREIESHVSHTYRFLAQIPWTRELRKVPEIAYAHHEKLDGTGYPRGLRGHAIPLQARIMTVADIYDALTAKDRAYKKAVPHTVALDILANETKRGQLDTELFRVFVEADVASRLKLA
- a CDS encoding thrombospondin type 3 repeat-containing protein, which encodes MRRLLVAVLPALGLALSACSSSPPATTGTPATTGHTASGSTSTHGSSGTSGTASTGSGSTSTSTTEGSTGSTGNASSSGSTAASTGATSASSSSSTGASTGSTSNTSSSGTNGSSTGTTASTGSTTGTTGSNGSTGSTIVECGVVPANPDGGTCSYTAGGAGLLLTGNVLGAGVVYHGGQVAVDATGVIACVGCDCSAAVSGATAITCAQGVISPALINTHDHIGYIQNPPYDPPTISDGGLERYEHRNDWRRGLNGHTQINTPSGASQDAVRWGELRFLMGGATATVGASSDGQAGFLRDLNSTTLMEGLTGQKAVDFDTFPLGDSNGTQLATGCGYPGVVAQTAIASDDSYEPHIAEGIRDYATNEFNCLDTQNTGHDIIQSKTAVIHAVGLTAAQYAEMAGNGTKLIWSPRSNITLYGDTARVTTAATLGVTIALGTDWSATGSMNTLRELACIDGLNQNYFGHFFSDEQLWMMATYNAARATATDDVIGSLQVGKVADISIFNGATHTDHRAVIAAQPADVVLVMRGGKILYGDDTLVADATCDAVNVCGVNKKVCVQSEIGKTYAALKSSGGTAYDTFYCGTPPKEPSCTPQRWTSLNNSTLYTAGPTAGDADGDGIPDATDNCPNVFNPARPMDNGVQPDTDGDGLGDACDPCPLDPTNSCGPVDPNDIDGDGVPNAQDNCPTLANPGQADADNDGHGDACDACPNAPNPGSQACPASIYDIKNGTIAVGTNVSLPNALVTARYGSGYFVQVAPSDPDYRGTSDYSGIFVFQSGNNAVVGQRMFISSATITSYPTGAALPEIELSSVTAVPSTTVTEALPANTVVANPADIATGGSRMAALEGVLVEVDNVSVTDVNPTPGPGEATPTNEYAVTGALRIDDLFYLTTPFPTVGTHFDALMGPLMIRYGNAKIEPRNANDIEATLGLGSFAPSTTFAKINQTGVQTYPTPLTVSLNHTTNVDTVIALTTSDPTLVDVGDGGVLIPAGTLSAPVLVNTFANATPGVTLSAQFGAQPPQTATVRVLDGTETPTLASLTSSAPAISPGGSATLTVTLDLPPAADTPVPLTIATPDAGTLSVNPAVVLANTLSATSVYTDTSGQPVTISATLGATAQVSINVNRYQDLVFTEYVETSGNNKALEITNLTGAPVDLTNYKILEYANGSTTANGAGVTLSGTLGNGLSFVVCNSTANNTTLAAACNLKTASTAMGFNGNDAITLVRISDGAVVDSIGQLGNNPGTSWVANGVNTAGQDLQRKCNSLADTNPSDAYDPSVDFANVSPLGYANFGTYSCP
- a CDS encoding PQQ-binding-like beta-propeller repeat protein codes for the protein MDSAIRGEHCGVVEQVTRSCPHCGGSVELERGARRGRCPLCQREFDVLAIAASNPNPEKRAHDLADATWEFHFPFVMAIVGMTCMAIVASVIVGIVNRANARRVRDRFAHRQTHVAPAIPPPVAPSRPTVWYEPEPAAVAAVGTDRRPGFVGLFAREEGRVGRLWLGGFDAADAKPVWTTGPLGLTAEATLFIHVAVAGSLVVATDAKPSVRLYAADTGAVIDDFPIPERATRLCVGPADEVWIELAHGPGRMLDGKGGHSVPAPRPDWCPAPSDEGPECAALWTHVQPQARCQPSARAPAIDGFVVQRVLAQGELLLALGHDAKGETGMAAFVRGAQKPAWRARLPGALPALADVVDGKVIVKVETREAPFHPHLLAFDVASGRRVWDVELPREEHVPPPRLAAGNERVFVATDGQLQVLDASSGKIVGTVGD